In Nitrososphaerales archaeon, the genomic stretch CTATGCAGAATAATAATGCTTATGAGGTCTTTATTGAAGCAAAAGGAAAGATCGGCATTATTTCAGTAAGAGACTTATTGAGAGTAAAGGATATTACAACGACGAAGCCTACCACCATTATGAAGTACGCACCTCACTTACTACCAAATGCTCCACTTTCAGAAGCTGCAACTCTCATGACTCAATATAGATTAAGAGCTCTACCTGTCGTTCAGAGTTCCAAAGTTAAGGGTCAGATAACGGCGATCTCGATCATCAATTTAATGAAGGATTACGGGATTAAAGGGGTGAAGGCGAATAGTATAATGACCCCGCAACCCATTACTATTTCAAGATGGGACCCTTTAACCAAAGCGAGAAGTATAATGTTGAGGAGGAAGATAGATCATCTACCCGTTGTAGAAGATGGTAGACTCTTTGGAATTTTAAATTCATCCATGATCGTGAATAATTTGATGCCTAGTATTGGGATAAGGCGGGGTGCCATTGGTGTTGAGAGTCGTAGTAGGCTCGACTTTCCTGTAGATCGAATTGCCGATAGAGAATTTGTAACCTGTAATGTTAATGAAGATGTGAGTAGCATTATAGAAAAGATGGCTACAGGCAGAACATGCACCATCATTACTCTTTTAGATGAGATACAGGGTATCATCACTCAAAGAGATATTATAAAACTTTTAATGATGGGTAAGGAGGTGGCTACAAAAATCCCCATCTATATGGTCGGTCTTCCAGACGATCCATTTGAAGCTGAAGCGGCAAGAGAGAAGTTCAATAGGGTAGTAGCTCTTCTGAGGAGAAGCCTTCCGAGTATTGAAGAGGCAAGCTCAGTCATAAAGAGTAAAGATGTGGGGGGCAGAAGGCGATATGAGGTGAGTGTGAGTTTAAAGACACCCTATAAAACCTTCAATTACACTCAAACTGGTTGGGAGCTCCCCCAAATTTTTGATGAATTAACCGATAGAATGAAGAGGATTTTAAGTATGAAGCCGAAGAAAAGGGTCGATTCACAAAGGGCATAAACTTTACCTTAATATTATATTATTCGAAATCGAATTTTGATAATTTAAAACTCGAATGTTAAAATGAACATGGAAGAAGAGATGCTCCTTTACGCATTCAAATCTTTTTATGTACATGAGTCGATTTGGTGAGAAGTATATTAATAGGTAGGCATTAATACATGATGGATTGTGATAAATTGGCTTGGAGGATGAAATCTCATATTTTTTCACTATGCTGGGCCACCCTTTGAGGAGAAAGATCATTCGTTATCTTGGGGAGCATGAATCTGGTAGCTTTACTAATCTCAAATCGTACTTGAACGTAAGTACAGGTACTCTTTACTATCAACTCGACCTCCTCAAAAATCTTATTGAGCAAAATGAAGAGAGAAAGTATTATCTGAATGAGAAAGGCAAATTCGCATATAAATTACTTTTGGAGAGTAGCGAAAAGTTAACTTCCAGCCGCTTCATTAAAAGGAGCTCGACGATAAAGGGTTACATAACGCTTTGGCTCATAGGTTGGAAGCTCATTTCTCATCTGTATGGCATACCAAAGCTCGCCATCCTTATCGCCCTTATAATTCTTCTTTATGGTGCCTGGATCACAAACATTTCTGGATTGTACCCTATCGTCTTCATCTACATGGAGCGCTTACCTATCCCACAATCCTACATACCTTTACTCTTCATTTCCGGATACCTTCTAGTCAATATTCTCGCAAACTTAACATCATATATTTTATATAGGACGTTAGAGGGCGTGAAGTACCTCTTCTTGGGCACAGCCTTCTCTCTTACTCCCACATTCATCTTACCGACCTTATATGTTATAGCAAAGGGGCTTCAAGCACCTTTAACGAGCATTCAAGCCCAGATCCTTATGCTCATTGGAATGGGCTACTTCTTCTCATTCTTCACATCGGCGATCTCCCTTTCTAAAGGGTTGGTCTTCGAAAAGGCCGCCCTTTCAGCTTCCTTCACACTCTACTTCTGCATCGGGTTAACCTTTATTCTTAACTCCCTTTGATAAGACTTCTAATTATTCGAAGATTTTCTTCTATTAAGACTTCGGAAAATTAGAAAGAAAAAGGTCAAAAATAACCTTCTTTTATCTAATCCTGTGAAAATGATGAGCACGCATCGTAAAATCATACCGATCATGACGGCTACGGTAATCATCATCTGCTCAATACTGATGTTAAATATGATTATGTCGGTAAGTGCGAAATCTGAAGGTACAGCCATAAATGGAGATAAATACCTTAAAGAACCCCAGTTTATAACCATTCAAAGAGAGAGGTTTGATAAGTTCGAAGGAAGGTTAGTAGAGCCCAGTATTATGCGCTCACATATGGATGTAAAGAAGAATTCTATCCTCCTTATGTACAGAGGTGATTCACGAGATAGAGTGCAAGGTCAATCTAGAAACCTGACCATCACCCCTGAGCAAGCCAAAGCGATAGTAGAAGCAGCGATCCCAAACTTTAGAGTGGGCACACCCATTTCTCTTAGAACGTGCTGGATCGTTCCCATCGAAGATGGGAAGGGTGTGGTAACATCGATAACGGTTGGTAAGGTCAGCGCCTCTACATCAGAGCAGGCTAAAAAGATCGTTGAAGAGTCTTTGGGCAAGGGTTGGAAGGCTGGAGAACCGAAATTACTAAAAACCATCTATAACGTTCCATTGATCGATTCAAATAACACGATAATAGGTTACGTGAAGGTCGATGGTAAGACTGGCGAGATCGTTAGGAGGCCTTCACTCACACCCAATATAACTGGTGAGCAGGCCAAAGCGATAGTAAATGATGCAATTAAAGAGTTCAAAGTGGGTGAAGTTAAAGATAGAGGTAATCTATGGATTGTAAATATCGATTATAAGAATAAGGTTGTCATGAGAATACCTCTCGGAAAGCTCAACACCCCGACAGCTGAAGATGCTTTAAAGGCGGTTCGAGAATCTTTGAGTAAGGGTTGGAAGGCTGGAGAACCGAAGCAGTTGCGACTTGTCTACAACGTGCCTATTATAGATGCGAATGGAAATATCATCGGTAGTGTAAAGGTCGATGGTAAGACTGGCGAGATCATCACGGACTTTCCAACACCTCCATCACTACGTAGATGAATGTGAGAGGAGCTG encodes the following:
- a CDS encoding PepSY domain-containing protein, whose product is MSTHRKIIPIMTATVIIICSILMLNMIMSVSAKSEGTAINGDKYLKEPQFITIQRERFDKFEGRLVEPSIMRSHMDVKKNSILLMYRGDSRDRVQGQSRNLTITPEQAKAIVEAAIPNFRVGTPISLRTCWIVPIEDGKGVVTSITVGKVSASTSEQAKKIVEESLGKGWKAGEPKLLKTIYNVPLIDSNNTIIGYVKVDGKTGEIVRRPSLTPNITGEQAKAIVNDAIKEFKVGEVKDRGNLWIVNIDYKNKVVMRIPLGKLNTPTAEDALKAVRESLSKGWKAGEPKQLRLVYNVPIIDANGNIIGSVKVDGKTGEIITDFPTPPSLRR
- a CDS encoding CBS domain-containing protein, whose amino-acid sequence is MSLEDLKRVQIQQLITEPLIVPINTNISSIIATMQNNNAYEVFIEAKGKIGIISVRDLLRVKDITTTKPTTIMKYAPHLLPNAPLSEAATLMTQYRLRALPVVQSSKVKGQITAISIINLMKDYGIKGVKANSIMTPQPITISRWDPLTKARSIMLRRKIDHLPVVEDGRLFGILNSSMIVNNLMPSIGIRRGAIGVESRSRLDFPVDRIADREFVTCNVNEDVSSIIEKMATGRTCTIITLLDEIQGIITQRDIIKLLMMGKEVATKIPIYMVGLPDDPFEAEAAREKFNRVVALLRRSLPSIEEASSVIKSKDVGGRRRYEVSVSLKTPYKTFNYTQTGWELPQIFDELTDRMKRILSMKPKKRVDSQRA
- a CDS encoding helix-turn-helix domain-containing protein → MLGHPLRRKIIRYLGEHESGSFTNLKSYLNVSTGTLYYQLDLLKNLIEQNEERKYYLNEKGKFAYKLLLESSEKLTSSRFIKRSSTIKGYITLWLIGWKLISHLYGIPKLAILIALIILLYGAWITNISGLYPIVFIYMERLPIPQSYIPLLFISGYLLVNILANLTSYILYRTLEGVKYLFLGTAFSLTPTFILPTLYVIAKGLQAPLTSIQAQILMLIGMGYFFSFFTSAISLSKGLVFEKAALSASFTLYFCIGLTFILNSL